The following are encoded in a window of Doryrhamphus excisus isolate RoL2022-K1 chromosome 16, RoL_Dexc_1.0, whole genome shotgun sequence genomic DNA:
- the tcea2 gene encoding transcription elongation factor A protein 2 isoform X2: protein MAKNQEVERIAKKLDKMVHKKNTDGALDLLRELKDMTMSLETLQSTRVGISVNAVRKQSPDQEVQNLAKGLIKSWKKLIDASEGKAEEKKKDGSPVRTSSTSKDSCSSEKSKTSAESPVALPTPVTSFPPIPVTSDSVRNKCRELLVAALQMDDDYKTIGVDCGDLAAQIEEQIFQEFKSTDMKYKARLRSRISNLKDQKNPDLRRNVLCGNISAQRIACMTSEEMASAELKQIREALTKESIREHQLSRVGGTETDMFVCNKCRSKSCTYTQVQTRSADEPMTTFVLCNDCGNRWKFC, encoded by the exons GATGGAGCATTGGACCTGCTGAGGGAGTTAAAAGACATGACCATGTCTCTGGAGACTCTGCAG TCCACTCGTGTGGGGATTTCGGTGAACGCCGTGAGGAAACAAAGTCCAGACCAGGAAGTTCAGAATCTTGCCAAAGGGCTCATCAAGTCCTGGAAGAAATTAATTG atgCTTCTGAGGGGAAAGCTGAGGAGAAGAAAAAAGACGGCTCTCCTGTGAGGACGTCGTCCACCTCCAAGGACTCATGCAGCAGTGAGAAGAG TAAGACTAGCGCAGAGTCCCCCGTCGCCCTGCCCACTCCGGTCACGTCTTTCCCGCCCATCCCCGTCACCAGCGACAGTGTTCGTAATAAATGTCGCGAGCTGCTGGTGGCGGCGCTCCAGATGGACG ACGACTACAAGACCATCGGGGTGGACTGTGGGGATCTCGCGGCACAGATTGAGGA ACAGATCTTCCAGGAGTTCAAGTCGACAGACATGAAGTACAAAGCGCGTCTGCGGAGTCGCATCTCCAACCTGAAGGACCAGAAGAACCCGGACCTGCGGCGGAACGTCCTGTGCGGGAACATCTCTGCTCAGCGCATCGCCTGCATGACCTCGGAG gaGATGGCGAGTGCCGAGTTGAAGCAGATCAGAGAAGCTTTGACCAAAGAGTCCATCCGTGAGCATCAACTGTCCAGAGTGGGCGGGACAGAGACGGACATGTTTGTGTGCAATAAGTGTCGCAGCAAGAGCTGCACGTACACACAG GTGCAAACTCGCAGCGCAGACGAGCCAATGACCACCTTCGTGTTGTGTAACGACTGCGGCAATCGATGGAAG TTCTGCTGA
- the tcea2 gene encoding transcription elongation factor A protein 2 isoform X1 — MAKNQEVERIAKKLDKMVHKKNTDGALDLLRELKDMTMSLETLQSTRVGISVNAVRKQSPDQEVQNLAKGLIKSWKKLIDASEGKAEEKKKDGSPVRTSSTSKDSCSSEKSSKTSAESPVALPTPVTSFPPIPVTSDSVRNKCRELLVAALQMDDDYKTIGVDCGDLAAQIEEQIFQEFKSTDMKYKARLRSRISNLKDQKNPDLRRNVLCGNISAQRIACMTSEEMASAELKQIREALTKESIREHQLSRVGGTETDMFVCNKCRSKSCTYTQVQTRSADEPMTTFVLCNDCGNRWKFC, encoded by the exons GATGGAGCATTGGACCTGCTGAGGGAGTTAAAAGACATGACCATGTCTCTGGAGACTCTGCAG TCCACTCGTGTGGGGATTTCGGTGAACGCCGTGAGGAAACAAAGTCCAGACCAGGAAGTTCAGAATCTTGCCAAAGGGCTCATCAAGTCCTGGAAGAAATTAATTG atgCTTCTGAGGGGAAAGCTGAGGAGAAGAAAAAAGACGGCTCTCCTGTGAGGACGTCGTCCACCTCCAAGGACTCATGCAGCAGTGAGAAGAG CAGTAAGACTAGCGCAGAGTCCCCCGTCGCCCTGCCCACTCCGGTCACGTCTTTCCCGCCCATCCCCGTCACCAGCGACAGTGTTCGTAATAAATGTCGCGAGCTGCTGGTGGCGGCGCTCCAGATGGACG ACGACTACAAGACCATCGGGGTGGACTGTGGGGATCTCGCGGCACAGATTGAGGA ACAGATCTTCCAGGAGTTCAAGTCGACAGACATGAAGTACAAAGCGCGTCTGCGGAGTCGCATCTCCAACCTGAAGGACCAGAAGAACCCGGACCTGCGGCGGAACGTCCTGTGCGGGAACATCTCTGCTCAGCGCATCGCCTGCATGACCTCGGAG gaGATGGCGAGTGCCGAGTTGAAGCAGATCAGAGAAGCTTTGACCAAAGAGTCCATCCGTGAGCATCAACTGTCCAGAGTGGGCGGGACAGAGACGGACATGTTTGTGTGCAATAAGTGTCGCAGCAAGAGCTGCACGTACACACAG GTGCAAACTCGCAGCGCAGACGAGCCAATGACCACCTTCGTGTTGTGTAACGACTGCGGCAATCGATGGAAG TTCTGCTGA